From Brevibacillus marinus, a single genomic window includes:
- a CDS encoding DedA family protein has product MQEFVQLIEPYIIAYGYLALFLLFFLGIIGMPLPEETLLVFSGFLVSVGHLELVETILVCYLGSVSAMTAAYWIGRTFGYPFIEKYGRRFGLGYAVYKRTEEWFVSIGKWSLAIGYFIPGIRQFTAYFSGITRLPYPVFALFTYSGGLFWSTLFVVLGWQLGARWEQLYQLIAHNLAWFFLLLLAFFVIWSWLQRRYRLKRGKQPPLPRTKEEGTR; this is encoded by the coding sequence TTGCAAGAATTTGTGCAGCTAATCGAACCCTATATTATCGCGTACGGGTATCTCGCCCTATTCCTGTTGTTTTTCCTCGGCATTATCGGAATGCCGCTGCCGGAGGAAACCCTGCTGGTCTTTTCCGGTTTTTTGGTCTCCGTCGGCCACCTGGAGCTGGTGGAAACGATTCTCGTCTGCTACCTGGGATCGGTCAGCGCGATGACGGCGGCCTACTGGATCGGGCGAACATTCGGGTATCCGTTCATCGAAAAATACGGACGCCGGTTCGGCTTGGGGTATGCTGTCTATAAACGGACGGAGGAGTGGTTCGTCTCGATCGGGAAGTGGTCGCTCGCGATCGGCTACTTTATTCCCGGGATCCGTCAGTTTACCGCTTATTTTTCCGGCATCACCAGGCTGCCGTATCCTGTTTTTGCGCTATTTACCTACAGCGGCGGTCTGTTTTGGAGCACGTTGTTCGTCGTGCTTGGCTGGCAGCTGGGCGCGCGGTGGGAGCAGCTGTACCAGCTGATTGCCCATAACCTGGCGTGGTTTTTTCTCCTGCTGTTGGCGTTCTTTGTCATCTGGTCCTGGCTGCAGCGCCGCTACCGGCTCAAGCGGGGGAAACAGCCGCCGCTGCCCCGGACCAAAGAGGAGGGTACGCGATGA
- a CDS encoding DUF1232 domain-containing protein encodes MNEEMHEQANSGTANLPAVGGQKQLVKIELPEEHQRFYDKLRRKIERFVRAKGGGDKAAEYLLLAPDLFVLLCRLMLDKRVPFSAKAVAGAVVAYFISPVDVLPEALTGPVGFLDDVVLAVYALRRILVDVDRRIVCEHWNGNHDLLATISRIIQSADDLLGKRVLRRLEGKLLDILRK; translated from the coding sequence ATGAACGAAGAGATGCACGAACAAGCGAATTCCGGAACGGCAAACCTACCGGCGGTTGGCGGGCAGAAGCAGCTGGTCAAAATCGAGCTGCCCGAGGAGCACCAGCGGTTTTACGACAAGCTGCGGCGGAAAATCGAGCGGTTTGTCCGCGCCAAAGGGGGAGGCGACAAGGCGGCGGAATACCTGCTGCTCGCCCCCGATTTGTTTGTGCTGCTCTGCCGGCTCATGCTGGACAAGCGCGTCCCGTTTTCCGCCAAAGCTGTCGCTGGAGCGGTTGTCGCTTACTTTATCTCGCCGGTTGACGTCCTTCCCGAGGCACTTACCGGGCCGGTGGGTTTTCTCGACGACGTGGTGCTGGCCGTGTACGCGCTGCGGCGCATTCTCGTCGATGTGGACCGCCGGATCGTTTGCGAACACTGGAACGGAAACCACGACCTGCTCGCGACGATTTCACGGATTATCCAATCGGCCGATGATCTGCTCGGCAAACGGGTGCTGCGCAGGCTGGAGGGAAAATTGCTGGATATCTTGCGCAAATAG